The Vicia villosa cultivar HV-30 ecotype Madison, WI linkage group LG1, Vvil1.0, whole genome shotgun sequence genome includes a region encoding these proteins:
- the LOC131646385 gene encoding zinc finger protein JAGGED-like — MRPDGNPLDLNNLPDDNSRDHHVTGYKEKGGGEDDRKDEVEKVYECRFCSLKFCKSQALGGHMNRHRQEKETEKLNNARQLLLRNDHNLVAQAALHIGCYPTMPMRFPSSFSGSSSSTQAQSQVQQYLYNSSSRQISFPPHFIPQHQMTDYRVSHQQQQQYMAGGGGGDKSSYTCIGAPVGNKFPDHTPTINRFQDGNL; from the exons AT GAGACCAGATGGAAATCCATTAGATCTTAACAATCTTCCTGATGACAACTCTAGAGATCATCATG TTACAGGTTATAAGGAAAAAGGAGGCGGCGAAGATGATAgaaaagacgaggttgaaaaggtCTATGAATGTAGATTTTGTTCCCTCAAATTCTGCAAGTCTCAGGCTCTTGGAGGACACATGAACCGTCATCGCCAAG AAAAGGAAACAGAAAAGTTGAACAATGCTCGTCAGCTTCTCTTACGTAATGATCACAACCTTGTTGCTCAAGCTGCACTTCACATAGG ATGCTATCCAACAATGCCTATGAGATTTCCATCATCTTTCTCtggttcatcatcttcaactcaAGCACAATCACAAGTTCAACAGTACTTGTATAATTCATCTTCAAggcaaatttctttccctccaCATTTCATTCCACAGCATCAAATGACCGATTACCGTGTGAGTCACCAGCAGCAGCAGCAATACATGGCAGGTGGAGGAGGAGGTGATAAGTCAAGTTACACGTGCATAGGTGCACCAGTTGGAAACAAATTTCCAGATCATACTCCGACGATCAATCGGTTTCAAGACGGTAATTTGTAA